Part of the Vigna angularis cultivar LongXiaoDou No.4 chromosome 1, ASM1680809v1, whole genome shotgun sequence genome, CTTTATCTTTCACGTCTCGTATTCAATCATAGACAACTATATGCAGTAGTTTCTGGAGTGAAAACAAAATACagattgaaaatattaattttggatgaagatgaaaatgtaATCACTACAACTACGAATGTGATTTAcaaagaaatatttgaaaatatttaataaaaggtATACAAATTAATCTTACACTATTTCAATTATTTGTCAATTATTGTATtgtattcttttgttttttgaatcccattttaaatctaataaagtTGTATAGGTTTTATATGTACAAATTATAATGGTCTTCTAAACAATGAAATTCAGTAAACAGTTCTTTGTGGATGTTCATAACAAATACATGCATAAATGTTCAAAAAGTTGAAACTTCATATTAGACAAAACAATGATTACTACAATCAGTATTGTCATGATTCTGAATGTTCAAGATTGTTGTATTCACttataaacattataaaattgatgtctcttattttaaatcatatttatcatcactagttaaaaattaatatctatttttaacttcttgatttttttttcaattactaaaaaaaataaaactcattcatctaaaaaaataatcctGTGCGTTTGCACAAGTCAAAATACTAGTTATAATTACATGAAAGACAAAGCAAAACAATTGTTTACTAATTTAAATGGTTACTTGTAAAATCAAACCATCTGTCAATTATTTTCTCCCGTTAAAGAAAACAGTTTGAGTGACACCCAAGTATGGTATTGCATTGTCATAGTGTATAAAAGTGCCCTGCACTTCATTTTTCAGGGTTGATTGAGatggaagagaaagaaataagagaaaaggTATAGACAGACTGACAGATTTAATGCAATTAAAAGagttagaaagaaagaaatgggAGCATAAGTAAGACAAAAGAGAGAATGAAGGTCACACAAAAGTAGAAGTAATAATCGGGTAGGTGATTTGATGCAACCTTACGGCACGTTCTTTCAGAAAATGGCAACTTAATCTGTGTGGTGCGTGCACTCCATGGTTTCGCtttgatagaaaaaaagaagggGACCAAACTTCAGACACTTGCACTAAGGTAACagaacaaataaataagtcATTGATTGTTTCGGATATTGTTGTTTATGGTGATTTTGTGGCAAGGTAAAACTATTGGTCATCAATGACAACGGAGTGAAAGgataaagacaaaataaaaaactaatagtTCATGGGTGAATCGGCTATTCTACAGTTCACATGGTTTACACTGAAGAAGAAAACTAAAACATTATACATAAAAAGATCCCAAGTAACTTTTTTACAAGCAGCTGGCTTCAAAATATGACTCCTTTCAAACGCACAAACATCATATATACAATGAGGCAACACGCACTCACTACTGATCGATTTCACTTCGTACAATACAAGGCAAAAAAAATCTCTATTCGTGATCCAGGCCAACCCTACTCCTATCTTTGTTACCCTGTTTGTGATGCATCATGTTAATTTATGACTTATTAAATCAATTAAGCACTCGATTAATAACATTGTTAAACGTAACTAACCTTCTCCCATGCAAGGTTAACTAGTAAAGCTTTATTCTTGTAGTGATTGTGCTTCGGCATATGGGGCAGAATTCGAGGTTTTCTCCACATTCGCAACAAGTCTGCACCATTTGAGGAAATAACAATAGGACATAAAGTTAATACAATGCCCTATTGATAGTATTACATTCAAGATGAATCGTTTTAGCATATAATTGAGCATGTTACCTGATGCCCGCAACCAAATGCCATATCCTTCCCGTTAGTCAGACAAATTGGACAAACCTGCAAAATTAACCGTGTATATGTAATCATTGTCAACTTGTTGTACGTGACAGGAAAAATCTGATGAAAGCCAAACTGTGTCAGGATTATATGAAAGTCAGATCTAATGTTGAAAATAATGGTTTAAATACCTTGTTATCATATAAGCCACCTGAAGACGATGCCATGTTAACATTATCAAAGTCAGAATACGTAGGTGCACTTTGCTGAGAACTGTTTGGACGAAAAGATGTTGTGCTGCGGATAGAAGTCCTCTCATAATGAGGTGGAGGCAGAGGAACCCTGTCCGGTGAATGTCCCCTCCGTGCACTAATTTCATACAATGAAAACATGATGCAAATTCAATTATTACCCCAATAGAAACTTTTACAATAGATTACAAGTACCAGATTTTTCCACATAATATTGATTTATTACCCCAGGATGCCATGATCTATAGTTGCCTTATATTGGGAAGGTATCTCCATCAGAGCTGATAGAGCAAAGTCTGTCTCTTTTCTTCTTGAATCTACATTCCTTGACATTATTTCTGTAAAGTTCACAAACTACATGCagccaaaactaaaatattcacATTTCGGCAAAATAGTAGGTGTAATTATGGCCAAGTGAATTACACCAAACCTGAAAATTGTCAAATGCTCGGGCTGGAATGTTGTCGTCAAACTCCTTCATCATTTCCCACGGTCCATCACCAACCCCCACCAAAACTATTGAAAGTGGATACTCACTGCAATTTTAAGAGAGTATAAGAATGCAGCGTGGCCattcctaattagagaaaacaacaaaatgtTACCTTGCTTTTACAATTGCATCAATTGTCTTCTGTTCTTGTGGACTTAACTGGCCATGTTGCGTGTCAACACTTCTGGTCACCTGTGCcaaaattttaagtattaaCTTTTTTAGATCTTAAAAAAGGAATAATAATCTATATAAATGAGGTGTGATCCTCACCttttatgaaattgagttaAGTCTAAATccacattttaaaacaaattttctaataatCTCCCAGATATAACTATTCGTTCAATGATGTGTGTGTCAACAGTAATTCCTTCTGAAGTTCAACTCTAATATCCATCTAACAATTAATCATGTCTAAATATTGTAGGGAACAGATGTAATTCAGACACATCTTGCTAATCTAACAATTATCAGTTTTCTTCTGCAGCCTTGTCAATGGCAAGATATTTGTGTCGTAAGGTAGATATTATTGTTATCAAATACAATGCTAAGCAAACAAAATTTGATGTTGTGACTACTAAAACTTTTAGTTGTTTTATCTGTAATACTTAAGAGTCATGCTCGCAAAGGCAGCGTGATAACTTCCAATGAAGTATTCGATGACTGGTgcatatttaaaaatgataaatgaatgttcttttttatatgaaatatatactAAATATACCTGTCCATCAGCAATTATTAGCAAGACATGATATTGGCCCCCACTTTGTTCAACTATAGTCATAGCCATCTCAATAATAGGAGCAAATGAAGTGGGTCCTGTGACACAAATGCAATGAGTTATGCTGAACCGGATTAAAAATGCTACCTAATATTAGTGGTGAAGGCAACACCTGCTAGACGCAGGCGAGGAGCAATATCTCTATATCTTGACAGAACTTCTTCAAATCCATTGCAGAACCTCTCATCTGAATGGAAACTAAAGACATCTTGATCATGCGTTGATGCTGACAGGAAAAAAAGACAAGAAACACGATCAACTTTGCAATTTGGAAACAAAAGCAATTTGAAAAGCATCGAGATTTATATCAGGACCTACCGTCTCCAAAACCAAAACAAGGAATCAAATTATCGTCATCAAAAGCACTTAATGTTTTCCCAATAATCGTGATTGCTTGTTCATAAGGATTATGGTCACTTCCTATATGATGTAAGCTTTTTCGGTTGAACGACCTCTTCCCTGGTTTCAAGGTGAATATCCCAATTTAGTACCACAACTCGCAAGAAATCCAAGCGTCAATACATGTATAAGAGAAAAAACCTGTCCACTCGTTGCTCTTTGTAAAATCAATGCCAACAATGAGGTTAGAAGATTCGAGTCCAGCGTGTGAAAGAGCACTGGTAACCTGTGCGAAAACATTTCATCATTTGACAGAATAAGGTGTTCGTACTGTGAGTTGTAACTGTATGAATGGTAATGTTTGGGAGTGAAACAACTAATAAGAATAGCATTATTGACTAATCTATTATTTgtgttatattttgttttgggtATGTAAAtacgagaaaagaaaaaagtaactAAGGCAAGCTACAGTGATCTTCAACCAAATATTTTCTCAAACCAACATTGTTGCACTAGTTTGCTCCGTGTGGCCAAATCAGACAATGATAACATCGATACTGctttcaatattataaaatgaattatgaGATGTTCAGCTGATTCATGCATACATTATCGTGAACAACAGTAAAAACGAGAAACAATAGTCTCTTAAGCTCTTCATTTCAGCTGAGCTTGTTTAACTATACTCTGTGGCTTGAATTTAAAGATCATGCCAAGTTTCAAGATCAGCTGAAGTATAAAGGTCTGATTAAAGGGTAGAAGTGTATATGAAGGCTTTGATCATAGATTAAAAAAGCAACTATTCTAGGCGAGGATCGCCAGATTGTTTTTCAACATTCAGTATTTTATATacattctctttttcttgaatATTAACAAGATCGTTTTGGCGTTCCAGCTCTGACAATGATTCTAACACCCTTTACTGTGaggaaaaaataacataacaaaacgAGGAACTTCGCTTGTTTTTTGTTACAAGGAATCCTTATTGAGACCTAAGAGCTTAAATATTTCGATTTTCAACGTGGACAATCATAGTAAAAAATTCGAGTCCAATTCTAGAAAAAATATTCTGATCCCTGTCTTTTTTCCCCTCCCTTTCTGCTGACTGCTAAGActtaaactttttaattgaaCCCGTTCACATTATCTTCTGAAAACGGTTGGAAGGCATGGACTGCTTCGGGTCAATGTCATGAGGTCCCAAACCCCCAGGTCCATGCCCCCCTTTGTTACCGAATACAGGAGTCAACGATAGAAACAGGCCAAACATTACACACAATTATACCTAGGAAAATCACAACAACACAGCATAATCGAAAATCAAACTACCTCGTCAAGTGAATTGTAATCATCAGCTATTCTGGAGTATCTCCTATCCAACCTCCTTTTTGGCTGTGAATAGTCGTGGAATGGAGTGGGGGCACGGTTATGAAGAGGCGtatgataattattttgttgtggGTAAACGTTTGGTGTCTGAGGGTATCCATAGGTATCCCATGAAGACGATGAACCAGCAGATCCATACGATGAAGCATGCCTTCTTTCACAGACTTTCGAACTCTTACCTCCCATGATCGACTCCTTCAGAATCAACACAAGCAGAAACAAAACAACCAAAGCAGTCCAAGTCTCAAGCTACAATTGCAAACATGTCAATTGTCAATTAAAAACCtaacacacatatatatgttCACTGAACAAGAAATCAAAACCTTACAACTCTGATCAGCAATAAAATTATGCAAACCACAAATTCTTGGAAAGTAAAACTGAATGGTGCATCCTAAAATTGTTTCACGtcgaaagaaaaacaaatataaaagagtAGACCAAGAAAATAAACTAAGTCGCGAACTAAGGAAGAATAAAGACTGAATCAAATGAAACCGACCGACGTATCAATCTTTTTCCACAAATGCTGCAATGAAACATAAACTCTATTGAGTTTTTTCCATACCTCTAGAAGCATTGTTTCCACGAAAGATTTGCAAATGAATTGTGATAGAATTAAGAACACGGTGGATATGTTAATGAATCACGCTAATCACGTAACCTAGAATAGCTTCTCGTTGTTGAACTAAATAGGAGGAAGAGGACAATGAATTAAGAAAACTCCTGTCAGAAGGAAACTAAGCTAGCAAGGTCAAGTCAACTACACCTCTTCAAGCTTTTCCTCTAAtcaactatttataataaattatgtaaaaaccTTAATTAAAATCATACTCCAGGACAATTAATTAACAGTTTAGTTGATGAACTTTGTTTACATCTGCATTcaacaaataaatgaatattgtGGTAACAAGTGAGTGATTATGCATTAGTCAATTCGCACCGATATTAGGAAATTGAGACAAGAAATTGTATTTGGATTTATTTATTCCTTTGTTGAACAGGAAGAGGAAGTGGAAGTTACTTTGTGTTTTCCTGTATCGTTCTCTGTAACGTAGGCGCTGTCAGGTAAATGTTTACGCGCTGATATGGAATGTCCAAACACATTCGCTATG contains:
- the LOC108332076 gene encoding E3 ubiquitin-protein ligase RGLG5-like isoform X1 codes for the protein MLLELETWTALVVLFLLVLILKESIMGGKSSKVCERRHASSYGSAGSSSSWDTYGYPQTPNVYPQQNNYHTPLHNRAPTPFHDYSQPKRRLDRRYSRIADDYNSLDEVTSALSHAGLESSNLIVGIDFTKSNEWTGKRSFNRKSLHHIGSDHNPYEQAITIIGKTLSAFDDDNLIPCFGFGDASTHDQDVFSFHSDERFCNGFEEVLSRYRDIAPRLRLAGPTSFAPIIEMAMTIVEQSGGQYHVLLIIADGQVTRSVDTQHGQLSPQEQKTIDAIVKASEYPLSIVLVGVGDGPWEMMKEFDDNIPARAFDNFQFVNFTEIMSRNVDSRRKETDFALSALMEIPSQYKATIDHGILGARRGHSPDRVPLPPPHYERTSIRSTTSFRPNSSQQSAPTYSDFDNVNMASSSGGLYDNKVCPICLTNGKDMAFGCGHQTCCECGENLEFCPICRSTITTRIKLY
- the LOC108332076 gene encoding E3 ubiquitin-protein ligase RGLG5-like isoform X2 — encoded protein: MGGKSSKVCERRHASSYGSAGSSSSWDTYGYPQTPNVYPQQNNYHTPLHNRAPTPFHDYSQPKRRLDRRYSRIADDYNSLDEVTSALSHAGLESSNLIVGIDFTKSNEWTGKRSFNRKSLHHIGSDHNPYEQAITIIGKTLSAFDDDNLIPCFGFGDASTHDQDVFSFHSDERFCNGFEEVLSRYRDIAPRLRLAGPTSFAPIIEMAMTIVEQSGGQYHVLLIIADGQVTRSVDTQHGQLSPQEQKTIDAIVKASEYPLSIVLVGVGDGPWEMMKEFDDNIPARAFDNFQFVNFTEIMSRNVDSRRKETDFALSALMEIPSQYKATIDHGILGARRGHSPDRVPLPPPHYERTSIRSTTSFRPNSSQQSAPTYSDFDNVNMASSSGGLYDNKVCPICLTNGKDMAFGCGHQTCCECGENLEFCPICRSTITTRIKLY